In Sorghum bicolor cultivar BTx623 chromosome 10, Sorghum_bicolor_NCBIv3, whole genome shotgun sequence, one genomic interval encodes:
- the LOC8083490 gene encoding uncharacterized protein LOC8083490 isoform X1: protein MSFLGLGRLLREISRRSTQRPQRKGDYAACFRRYRSHPSSLDGVEDAAEQAVEPPPVSLAKSLASLAEESAAAVQRQRKPLTRMERKRLAELRIKKRVKEQFLDGKFYGLMGKVVADAATLEDAYDIVRLNSNVDLASAKDDVCFVTLAEELRNGEFDVRANAFSVVAKRKRGGHLVLPRLNLKVVQEAIRVVLEVVYRPQFSKISHGCRSGRGYHSALRFISDEIGVPDWCFTVPLHKEVDSSVTSKLISLIQEKIDDTQLVAFMQDMFDAKVINLVFGGYPKGQGLPQEGVLAPILMNIYLDSFDHEVFRICLKHEGLGLEATNVSEDRGSSLRRWFRSQLKGRDENGEDQTDCQTKIKLHACRYMDEIFVAVSGSRDVAEDMKSEMVAYLNKSLYLEVDKIHLVPIRRNPRGLQFAGFVVRVETKENAKLKAVHKLKEKIRLFASQKQEIWDVMNLRVGKKWLAYGLRRIKESEIKSLGLSTPLLDHIAQFRKEGMKTDHWFKTLLKVWMQDVNAKNELNEDVLLSKYIAEPGLPQDLRDAFYNFQKQAKDYISSETAATEALLSNLKSEEPTSTCTDGSVIKIHAPLSYIQKCLHRYGIINLEGFPRHVSALVLQDDELIVSWFAGIIHRWIRWFSEVDNFKELQLMFVECVRKSCIRTLSAKYRMYEKLTEKRFELDDHGIPMVEDFEAIIKPLESSYSVASTDEALVYGISGSGLVVLTLSRVRVPTRQFNCFVMGCQSASPSMYVLHVKEKQRFPGWRTGFSSSIDGILDGKRIGLCTQHIKDIYLGHISLQSVDFGSLIR from the exons ATGTCCTTCCTGGGCCTCGGCCGCCTCCTCCGGGAGATCTCCAGGCGCAGCACGCAGCGGCCTCAACGGAAAG GAGACTATGCGGCATGCTTTCGGCGGTACAGGTCGCATCCCTCCTCGCTCGATGGAGTTGAGGACGCGGCGGAGCAAGCCGTGGAACCGCCGCCGGTGTCTCTGGCGAAGAGCCTGGCTTCTCTCGCCGAGGAGTCTGCCGCGGCCGTCCAGAGGCAGAGGAAGCCCCTCACGCGGATGGAGCGGAAGCGGCTGGCCGAGCTCCGCATCAAGAAGAGGGTCAAGGAGCAGTTCCTCGACGGCAAGTTCTACGGCCTCATGGGTAAGGTCGTGGCGGATGCTGCGACGCTGGAGGATGCGTACGACATCGTGCGCCTGAATTCGAACGTTGATCTAGCGTCTGCAAAGGACGATGTCTGCTTTGTTACGCTGGCAGAGGAGCTGAGGAACGGGGAGTTTGATGTCCGAGCGAATGCTTTCTCAGTGGTGGCGAAGAGAAAACGAGGTGGACACCTTGTTCTTCCTAGGCTGAACTTGAAAGTGGTTCAGGAAGCGATAAGGGTGGTGCTTGAGGTTGTCTACAGGCCTCAGTTCTCAAAAATATCACATGGCTGTCGCAGTGGGCGAGGATATCACTCAGCTCTCAGGTTCATATCTGATGAAATCGGGGTTCCAGATTGGTGCTTTACTGTCCCGTTGCACAAGGAGGTTGATAGCAGTGTGACCTCTAAGCTTATTTCGCTAATACAGGAGAAGATCGATGACACCCAGTTAGTTGCATTCATGCAAGATATGTTTgatgccaaggtgatcaatttgGTATTTGGTGGGTACCCTAAGGGTCAGGGGCTGCCTCAAGAAGGAGTACTTGCACCAATCCTGATGAACATATATCTTGACAGTTTTGACCATGAGGTATTCAGGATTTGCTTGAAACATGAAGGCCTTGGTTTAGAGGCAACAAATGTTTCAGAAGACCGTGGGTCAAGTTTGCGGCGCTGGTTTCGGAGTCAACTGAAGGGAAGGGATGAAAATGGTGAAGATCAAACAGATTGTCAGACAAAGATAAAGCTACATGCTTGTAGATATATGGATGAGATTTTTGTTGCAGTTTCTGGATCCAGAGATGTCGCGGAAGATATGAAATCTGAAATGGTTGCTTACTTAAACAAATCACTTTACTTGGAAGTTGATAAAATTCATCTTGTGCCGATCAGAAGGAACCCACGGGGCTTACAGTTTGCTGGTTTTGTGGTCAGAGTAGAAACGAAGGAAAATGCTAAACTGAAAGCTGTGCATAAGCTGAAGGAGAAGATTCGTTTGTTTGCTTCTCAGAAGCAAGAGATTTGGGATGTTATGAATCTTAGAGTAGGAAAAAAGTGGTTGGCATATGGCTTGAGAAGAATAAAAGAGAGTGAGATCAAGTCGCTTGGCCTTAGCACCCCTTTACTGGATCACATTGCACAATTTAGGAAAGAGGGAATGAAGACAGATCACTGGTTCAAAACTTTGCTAAAGGTATGGATGCAGGATGTCAATGCCAAAAATGAGCTAAATGAGGATGTTCTCTTATCAAAATACATTGCTGAACCAGGACTCCCGCAAGACCTTAGGGATGCATTTTACAACTTTCAGAAGCAAGCTAAAGATTACATTTCATCAGAGACTGCTGCAACGGAAGCATTGTTGTCCAATTTAAAGAGTGAGGAACCAACTAGTACCTGCACTGATGGCAGTGTCATTAAAATTCATGCACCTCTTAGCTATATTCAGAAGTGCCTTCATCGCTATGGTATAATTAATCTCGAAGGTTTCCCTAGGCATGTTTCAGCCCTTGTCTTGCAAGATGATGAGTTAATAGTAAGTTGGTTTGCAGGAATAATTCATCGTTGGATAAGATGGTTTTCTGAAGTCGACAATTTTAAAGAACTTCAGCTTATGTTTGTGGAATGTGTCAGAAAATCCTGCATCAGGACACTATCTGCGAAGTATAGGATGTATGAAAAACTTACAGAAAAGCGGTTTGAACTTGATGATCATGGCATTCCAatggttgaggatttcgaggcaATAATTAAGCCTTTAGAATCTAGTTATTCTGTGGCTTCTACTGATGAAGCTTTGGTGTATGGCATTTCTGGCAGCGGTTTAGTTGTGCTAACACTGTCAAGAGTTAGAGTCCCTACTCGACAATTCAACTGCTTTGTTATGGGCTGCCAATCTGCATCACCAAGTATGTATGTGCTTCATGTGAAGGAGAAACAACGTTTCCCTGGATGGAGGACAGGTTTCTCGTCATCAATCGATGGAATTCTGGATGGCAAACGAATTGGATTGTGCACCCAGCATATTAAAGATATATATCTGGGACACATCTCCCTTCAATCTGTTGATTTTGGTTCCCTGATTAGATGA
- the LOC8067680 gene encoding sodium-coupled neutral amino acid transporter 1, which translates to MGIGDGSSNGNQQLVHKEIRDETTPLLPVKVEEDEGFHEFNGASFSGAVFNLSTTIVGAGIMALPASIKMLGIIPGILLIIIVALLTEASIDMLVRCSHQGKITSYGWLMGEVFGQWGRIALQGSVIINNVGVLIVYMIIIGDVLSGTTSGDVHHRGILEGWFGAHLWNSRSIVLLATALLVFAPLVSFKRLDSLRYTSALSVALAVVFVVITAGIAIIKLFNGTVAMPKLFPELDGLNSIWNLFTAVPVLVTAYICHYNVHSIDNELEDRTQIKPIVRTSLFLCSSVYIATSFFAYLLFGEGTLDDVLANFDANLGIPFSSVFDDIVRVSYAAHVMLVFPIVFFALRLNLDGLLFPTSRHISRDNKRFAIITISLLTVIYLAAILIPSIWDAFQFTGATAAVLIGFIFPAMVILRDSYGIATKRDKILAVTMIVLAVLSNSVALYSDAMNIFRKKEVA; encoded by the exons ATGGGGATTGGAGATGGATCATCAAATGGGAACCAGCAACTGGTGCATAAGGAAATACGAGATGAGACAACGCCACTTCTTCCAGTCAAAGTGGAGGAGGACGAGGGGTTTCATGAGTTCAACGGAGCTTCATTCTCTGGGGCAGTTTTCAATCTCTCGACCACCATAGTTGGGGCTGGAATTATGGCTCTGCCAGCAAGTATCAAGATGCTGGGCATCATCCCAGGGATTCTGTTGATCATCATTGTCGCACTGCTCACAGAGGCATCCATCGACATGCTTGTCAGGTGCAGCCACCAGGGCAAGATTACATCATATGGGTGGCTGATGGGAGAGGTTTTCGGGCAGTGGGGGAGAATTGCGCTGCAGGGCTCTGTCATAATAAACAACGTTGGCGTGCTAATTGTTTACATGATTATCATTG GTGATGTATTATCTGGAACAACATCAGGCGATGTTCATCATCGTGGTATATTGGAGGGCTGGTTTGGAGCTCATTTGTGGAATTCTCGTTCCATTGTTCTTCTTGCCACAGCTCTTTTGGTGTTTGCTCCATTGGTGAGCTTTAAGCGTTTGG ATTCATTGAGATACACATCTGCGTTATCAGTTGCCCTGGCAGTAGTTTTTGTTGTAATTACTGCTGGGATTGCCATCATCAAGCTCTTCAATGGAACTGTAGCGATGCCCAAACTTTTTCCAGAATTAGATGGTCTTAATTCTATCTGGAATCTTTTTACAGCTGTCCCTGTTCTTGTTACGGCCTACATCTGCCACTATAACG TTCACAGCATTGACAATGAACTTGAAGACAGAACACAGATCAAACCGATTGTGCGGACATCGCTGTTCCTGTGCTCCAGTGTTTACATTGCCACAAGTTTCTTTGCATATCTCCTCTTTGGTGAGGGCACACTGGATGACGTGCTTGCCAACTTTGACGCAAATCTTGGCATTCCATTCAGTTCAGTCTTTGATGACATAGTGCGAGTGAGCTACGCTGCACATGTCATGCTTGTCTTTCCCATTGTCTTCTTCGCCCTTCGGCTCAACTTGGATGGGTTGCTCTTCCCCACATCAAGGCACATTTCTCGTGACAATAAGAGATttgccatcatcaccatctCTCTCCTCACAGTAATATATCTTGCTGCCATTCTCATACCAAGCATTTGGGACGCATTCCAGTTTACTGGTGCCACAGCTGCCGTCCTAATTGGTTTCATCTTTCCTGCCATGGTCATACTTAG GGATTCTTATGGAATCGCAACCAAACGTGACAAGATTCTGGCTGTAACCATGATCGTGCTTGCTGTTCTGTCAAATTCTGTTGCCCTATACAGTGATGCGATGAACATCTTCCGTAAGAAGGAAGTGGCCTGA
- the LOC8083489 gene encoding protein ABHD17C yields the protein MGAVASTVAARFAFFPPTPPSYGVEPPPSPAAAAADSEVVELSGVPVSRGRGVEARRLPTKRGTEVVAMYVRQPGARLTLLYSHGNAADLGQMYELFVELSAHLNVNLMGYDYSGYGQSSGKPSEQNTYADIEAVYRCLIETYGASEENIILYGQSVGSGPTLDLASRLPHLRAVVLHSPISSGLRVMYPVKHTYWFDIYKNIDKIPLVKCPVLVIHGTADEVVDCSHGRALWELSKVKYEPLWVKGGNHCNLELYPEYIKHLKKFVNAIERSPPVKDESPESSGPSDPSETGSESAESSRRSTDIREKPRSSIDHRPSIDRREKPRGSIDRRDKSRKSVDQLDKPRASVDQPDRPRKSIDRFGGMMRSVKLCNIDCFTAASGS from the exons ATGGGCGCGGTGGCGTCGACGGTGGCGGCGCGCTTCGCGTTCTTCCCGCCGACCCCGCCGTCGTACGGGGtggagccgccgccgtcgccggccgcggcggcggcggactcgGAGGTGGTGGAGCTCAGCGGGGTGCCCGTGTCGAGGGGCCGCGGCGTGGAGGCGCGGCGGCTGCCCACGAAGCGCGGCACCGAGGTGGTGGCCATGTACGTGCGCCAGCCCGGGGCGCGCCTCACGCTGCTCTACTCCCACGGCAACGCCGCCGACCTGGGCCAGATGTACGAGCTCTTCGTCGAGCTCAGCGCCCACCTCAACGTCAACCTCATGGG TTATGATTATTCTGGGTACGGACAATCATCTGGGAAG CCAAGTGAGCAAAACACGTATGCTGATATAGAAGCTGTTTATAGGTGTCTTATAGAAACATATGGAGCCTCTGAGGAAAACATCATTCTATATGGTCAATCAGTGGGGAGTGGCCCTACTTTGGATTTAGCATCCCGTTTGCCTCATTTACGAGCTGTTGTTCTACATAGCCCAATTTCATCTGGTTTAAGAGTGATGTATCCTGTAAAGCATACATATTGGTTTGACATATATAAG AACATTGACAAAATTCCTCTGGTCAAGTGTCCTGTATTAGTTATACAT GGTACAGCGGATGAGGTTGTTGACTGTTCTCATGGGAGGGCACTATGGGAACTATCCAAAGTGAAATACGAGCCTCTATGGGTCAAAGGAGGGAACCACTGTAATTTGGAATTGTATCCAGAATACATTAAGCACCTGAAAAAATTTGTCAATGCCATAGAGAGATCACCACCAGTTAAAGATGAATCTCCGGAGAGTTCAGGTCCTTCAGATCCTAGTGAAACAGGATCCGAAAGTGCGGAGAGCTCACGGAGAAGCACAGATATCCGGGAGAAACCAAGATCAAGCATTGATCATAGACCTAGCATTGATCGACGGGAGAAACCTAGgggaagtatagacaggagagaTAAAAGCAGAAAGAGCGTTGATCAGCTTGACAAACCACGGGCTAGTGTGGATCAACCTGACCGGCCGCGGAAGAGCATTGATCG CTTCGGGGGTATGATGAGGTCAGTCAAGTTGTGCAATATTGACTGTTTCACTGCGGCTTCTGGGAGCTGA
- the LOC110430961 gene encoding uncharacterized protein LOC110430961 has translation MTDIPKSRAKQLVMQPLNCISFLLGLAILSATLGPFVAIAHRELLSVTGSKGGAEIKLELSVDKIRTDEEVRSNVLTGRRMAFGNAVMEQKETKNSGSRTSSGENKNYSTNSHVPSNIKDSSSSGMQAGPSRNRVKLEGSTSVTALSNPNPQHLRTLPSKHLRNSNSGSKNELRDSVVHRTLYKEKMLEASDEVLKFLNKDYHASPHKRKPVHN, from the exons ATGACAGACATACCTAAAAGCAGGGCTAAACAGTTAGTTATGCAGCCGTTAAACTGTATAAGCTTCTTGCTTGGGCTGGCCATCCTCTCGGCCACCCTTGGCCCCTTCGTCGCCATTGCACATAGAG AATTACTGTCAGTTACCGGCAGCAAGGGAGGAGCAGAGATCAAGCTG GAACTCAGCGTTGACAAGATCAGGACAGATGAGGAAGTCAGAAGCAATGTATTGACAGGTCGAAGGATGGCTTTTGGAAATGCAGTCATGGAGCAGAAGGAAACAAAGAATTCTGGAAGCAGAACAAGCTCAG GAGAGAATAAGAATTACTCAACTAATTCACATGTGCCGTCAAACATAAAG GATAGTAGTAGCTCCGGGATGCAGGCAGGACCATCCAGGAACAGAGTAAAATTAGAAGGAAGCACATCAGTGACAGCACTGAGCAATCCAAATCCTCAACATCTAAGAACATTGCCATCGAAGCACCTCAGGAATTCAAATTCAGGCTCCAAAAATGAACTGAGGGATTCAGTAGTTCACAGAACCTTATATAAGGAGAAAATGCTAGAGGCCAGTGATGAAGTTCTAAAATTTCTTAACAAGGATTACCATGCCTCTCCCCATAAGAGGAAACCTGTTCACAACTGA
- the LOC8083488 gene encoding uncharacterized protein LOC8083488, which produces MADFDDELFLDVGDDGFGDLSYVSFSESIELDLDCPRHVLSPGFDPETLTPTPGSPISFDSDPDLRGLSPSLTRSPPFWDCLEDDAASFEWEEIADAAPGVGSGGGGGGGGGGGVGGGGLEGETDADVFGFLDEREMLGVMEGIDSGDDDSIFSDEPPFDFGDDDAELEGIFRSGVGWELLPASLDDEFEILPEHVVDVGGAPPAARAAVERLQVVAVRGEEAAQGCAVCKEGMEQGELATGLPCGHFYHGACIGPWLAIRNTCPVCRYELPTDDPEYERRRARRRSAGGSTPQLGTRTPMRI; this is translated from the coding sequence ATGGCGGACTTCGACGACGAGCTCTTCCTCGACGTCGGGGACGACGGGTTCGGAGACCTCTCCTACGTCTCCTTCTCCGAGTCCATCGAGCTGGATCTCGACTGCCCACGTCACGTCCTCTCCCCGGGCTTCGATCCCGAAACCCTAACCCCCACCCCGGGGTCTCCCATCTCCTTCGACTCCGACCCCGACCTCCGCGGCCTCTCCCCCTCGCTGACCCGCTCCCCGCCCTTCTGGGACTGCCTCGAGGACGACGCCGCTAGCTTCGAGTGGGAGGAGATCGCGGACGCTGCCCCCGGCGTCGGCagcgggggcggcggcggcggcggcggcggagggggaGTGGGAGGGGGAGGACTAGAAGGAGAGACCGACGCCGACGTGTTCGGATTCCTCGACGAGCGGGAGATGCTGGGCGTGATGGAGGGCATCGACAGCGGGGACGACGACTCGATCTTCTCTGACGAGCCTCCGTTCGACTTCGGCGATGACGACGCGGAGCTCGAAGGCATCTTCCGGAGCGGCGTCGGGTGGGAGCTGCTCCCGGCGTCGCTGGACGACGAGTTCGAGATTCTGCCGGAGCACGTTGTGGACGTGGGCGGCGCCCcgccggcggcgcgcgcggcggTGGAGCGGCTCCAGGTGGTGGCCGTCAGAGGCGAGGAGGCCGCGCAGGGTTGTGCTGTGTGCAAGGAAGGGATGGAACAGGGGGAGCTCGCCACAGGGCTGCCCTGCGGGCATTTCTACCATGGGGCGTGCATCGGCCCATGGCTCGCCATCCGGAACACGTGCCCAGTGTGCCGGTACGAGCTGCCTACTGacgaccctgagtacgagaggcGGAGGGCGAGGCGCCGTTCCGCTGGTGGCTCAACCCCACAGTTGGGTACACGTACACCGATGCGAATTTGA
- the LOC8083490 gene encoding uncharacterized protein LOC8083490 isoform X2, with product MSFLGLGRLLREISRRSTQRPQRKGDYAACFRRYRSHPSSLDGVEDAAEQAVEPPPVSLAKSLASLAEESAAAVQRQRKPLTRMERKRLAELRIKKRVKEQFLDGKFYGLMGKVVADAATLEDAYDIVRLNSNVDLASAKDDVCFVTLAEELRNGEFDVRANAFSVVAKRKRGGHLVLPRLNLKVVQEAIRVVLEVVYRPQFSKISHGCRSGRGYHSALRFISDEIGVPDWCFTVPLHKEVDSSVTSKLISLIQEKIDDTQLVAFMQDMFDAKVINLVFGGYPKGQGLPQEGVLAPILMNIYLDSFDHEVFRICLKHEGLGLEATNVSEDRGSSLRRWFRSQLKGRDENGEDQTDCQTKIKLHACRYMDEIFVAVSGSRDVAEDMKSEMVAYLNKSLYLEVDKIHLVPIRRNPRGLQFAGFVVRVETKENAKLKAVHKLKEKIRLFASQKQEIWDVMNLRVGKKWLAYGLRRIKESEIKSLGLSTPLLDHIAQFRKEGMKTDHWFKTLLKVWMQDVNAKNELNEDVLLSKYIAEPGLPQDLRDAFYNFQKQAKDYISSETAATEALLSNLKSEEPTSTCTDGSVIKIHAPLSYIQKCLHRYGIIHRWIRWFSEVDNFKELQLMFVECVRKSCIRTLSAKYRMYEKLTEKRFELDDHGIPMVEDFEAIIKPLESSYSVASTDEALVYGISGSGLVVLTLSRVRVPTRQFNCFVMGCQSASPSMYVLHVKEKQRFPGWRTGFSSSIDGILDGKRIGLCTQHIKDIYLGHISLQSVDFGSLIR from the exons ATGTCCTTCCTGGGCCTCGGCCGCCTCCTCCGGGAGATCTCCAGGCGCAGCACGCAGCGGCCTCAACGGAAAG GAGACTATGCGGCATGCTTTCGGCGGTACAGGTCGCATCCCTCCTCGCTCGATGGAGTTGAGGACGCGGCGGAGCAAGCCGTGGAACCGCCGCCGGTGTCTCTGGCGAAGAGCCTGGCTTCTCTCGCCGAGGAGTCTGCCGCGGCCGTCCAGAGGCAGAGGAAGCCCCTCACGCGGATGGAGCGGAAGCGGCTGGCCGAGCTCCGCATCAAGAAGAGGGTCAAGGAGCAGTTCCTCGACGGCAAGTTCTACGGCCTCATGGGTAAGGTCGTGGCGGATGCTGCGACGCTGGAGGATGCGTACGACATCGTGCGCCTGAATTCGAACGTTGATCTAGCGTCTGCAAAGGACGATGTCTGCTTTGTTACGCTGGCAGAGGAGCTGAGGAACGGGGAGTTTGATGTCCGAGCGAATGCTTTCTCAGTGGTGGCGAAGAGAAAACGAGGTGGACACCTTGTTCTTCCTAGGCTGAACTTGAAAGTGGTTCAGGAAGCGATAAGGGTGGTGCTTGAGGTTGTCTACAGGCCTCAGTTCTCAAAAATATCACATGGCTGTCGCAGTGGGCGAGGATATCACTCAGCTCTCAGGTTCATATCTGATGAAATCGGGGTTCCAGATTGGTGCTTTACTGTCCCGTTGCACAAGGAGGTTGATAGCAGTGTGACCTCTAAGCTTATTTCGCTAATACAGGAGAAGATCGATGACACCCAGTTAGTTGCATTCATGCAAGATATGTTTgatgccaaggtgatcaatttgGTATTTGGTGGGTACCCTAAGGGTCAGGGGCTGCCTCAAGAAGGAGTACTTGCACCAATCCTGATGAACATATATCTTGACAGTTTTGACCATGAGGTATTCAGGATTTGCTTGAAACATGAAGGCCTTGGTTTAGAGGCAACAAATGTTTCAGAAGACCGTGGGTCAAGTTTGCGGCGCTGGTTTCGGAGTCAACTGAAGGGAAGGGATGAAAATGGTGAAGATCAAACAGATTGTCAGACAAAGATAAAGCTACATGCTTGTAGATATATGGATGAGATTTTTGTTGCAGTTTCTGGATCCAGAGATGTCGCGGAAGATATGAAATCTGAAATGGTTGCTTACTTAAACAAATCACTTTACTTGGAAGTTGATAAAATTCATCTTGTGCCGATCAGAAGGAACCCACGGGGCTTACAGTTTGCTGGTTTTGTGGTCAGAGTAGAAACGAAGGAAAATGCTAAACTGAAAGCTGTGCATAAGCTGAAGGAGAAGATTCGTTTGTTTGCTTCTCAGAAGCAAGAGATTTGGGATGTTATGAATCTTAGAGTAGGAAAAAAGTGGTTGGCATATGGCTTGAGAAGAATAAAAGAGAGTGAGATCAAGTCGCTTGGCCTTAGCACCCCTTTACTGGATCACATTGCACAATTTAGGAAAGAGGGAATGAAGACAGATCACTGGTTCAAAACTTTGCTAAAGGTATGGATGCAGGATGTCAATGCCAAAAATGAGCTAAATGAGGATGTTCTCTTATCAAAATACATTGCTGAACCAGGACTCCCGCAAGACCTTAGGGATGCATTTTACAACTTTCAGAAGCAAGCTAAAGATTACATTTCATCAGAGACTGCTGCAACGGAAGCATTGTTGTCCAATTTAAAGAGTGAGGAACCAACTAGTACCTGCACTGATGGCAGTGTCATTAAAATTCATGCACCTCTTAGCTATATTCAGAAGTGCCTTCATCGCTATG GAATAATTCATCGTTGGATAAGATGGTTTTCTGAAGTCGACAATTTTAAAGAACTTCAGCTTATGTTTGTGGAATGTGTCAGAAAATCCTGCATCAGGACACTATCTGCGAAGTATAGGATGTATGAAAAACTTACAGAAAAGCGGTTTGAACTTGATGATCATGGCATTCCAatggttgaggatttcgaggcaATAATTAAGCCTTTAGAATCTAGTTATTCTGTGGCTTCTACTGATGAAGCTTTGGTGTATGGCATTTCTGGCAGCGGTTTAGTTGTGCTAACACTGTCAAGAGTTAGAGTCCCTACTCGACAATTCAACTGCTTTGTTATGGGCTGCCAATCTGCATCACCAAGTATGTATGTGCTTCATGTGAAGGAGAAACAACGTTTCCCTGGATGGAGGACAGGTTTCTCGTCATCAATCGATGGAATTCTGGATGGCAAACGAATTGGATTGTGCACCCAGCATATTAAAGATATATATCTGGGACACATCTCCCTTCAATCTGTTGATTTTGGTTCCCTGATTAGATGA